One genomic region from Cardiocondyla obscurior isolate alpha-2009 linkage group LG01, Cobs3.1, whole genome shotgun sequence encodes:
- the Snf gene encoding U1 small nuclear ribonucleoprotein A: MDIRPNNTIYINNLNEKIKKEELKKSLYAIFSQFGQILDIVALKTLKMRGQAFVIFKEIASATNALRSMQGFPFYDKPMRIQYAKTDSDIIAKMKGTFAERPKKPKRVIPVADEEAKRAKKRAKEQAKHSQQIGYHASVPQHPGLVNTAVPEQPPNQILFLTNLPDETSEMMLSMLFNQFPGFKEVRLVPNRHDIAFVEFENEVQSGAAKDALQGFKITPSHAMKISFAKK; encoded by the exons atGGATATTCGCCCGAACAATACCATTTacatcaataatttaaatgaaaagatCAAGAAGGAAGAATTGAAGAAGTCACTGTATGctattttttctcaatttggCCAAATTTTGGATATCGTGGCTTTAAAAACATTGAAGATGCGTGGGCAGGcattcgttatttttaaagaaatagcAAGTGCCACAAATGCTTTGAGATCAATGCAAGGATTCCCATTTTACGACAAACCAAtg AGAATACAATATGCTAAAACCGACAGCGATATCATTGCTAAAATGAAAGGTACCTTTGCCGAGCGTCCAAAGAAACCAAAACGGGTTATTCCAGTGGCAGATGAAGAAGCCAAACGTGCGAAAAAACGTGCGAAAGAGCAAGCCAAACATTCACAACAAATTGGTTACCACGCGAGTGTACCTCAACATCCAGGACTTGTTAACACAGCCGTTCCCGAACAGCCACCTAATCAGATATTATTCTTAACAAATTTACCGGATGAGACAAGTGAAATGATGTTGTCGATGCTGTTTAACCAATTCCCTGGCTTCAAAGAAGTACGATTAGTACCTAATCGCCACGACATCGCGTTTGTTGAATTTGAGAATGAAGTTCAATCTGGGGCGGCGAAGGACGCGCTTCAAGGTTTTAAAATTACGCCGTCGCATGCGATGAAAATATCATTTGCTAAGAAATAG
- the LOC139113459 gene encoding 2-aminoethanethiol dioxygenase — MASAIEILGKQAMKTFSDYWRGPKNLEKLLSLINKITAEDVKLDKTVLDYVSRQPAPMCVIDIFENKDITITVFILKHGVKMPMHDHPGMHGVLKVISGMVELNSYSLKTKNHVIKPKEEIAAVRHRPVYLDSNSPACTFTPAEKNLHEILSVEGPAAFLDILSPPYDVDKFGNGSRPCTYFKTVKSKLCSELADIIEEVQLSVTENFPDFYSSSLEYMGPSLKNYCD; from the exons ATGGCATCAGCAATCGAAATATTGGGAAAGCAAGCAATGAAAACGTTTAGCGACTACTGGCGTGGTccaaaaaatttagaaaaattgttaagtctgattaataaaataacggcTGAAGATGTAAAACTTGATAAAACTGTCTTAGATTACGTTAGTAGGCAGCCTGCTCCCATGTGTGTGATAGACATATTTGAGAACAAAGATATAACGATCACAGTTTTCATATTGAAACATGGAGTCAAGATGCCTATGCATGATCATCCTGGGATGCATGGTGTATTAaaa GTGATCAGCGGTATGGTAGAATTAAACAGCTACAGTTTAAAGACAAAGAATCATGTAATTAAGCCGAAAGAAGAAATTGCCGCAGTTAGGCATCGACCTGTCTATCTTGATAGCAACTCTCCTGCTTGTACCTTCACGCCAGCTGAAAAAAATCTTCACGAAATTTTGAGCGTAGAAGGCCCCGCGGCTTTTTTAGACATACTAAGTCCACCTTATGACGTCGACAAGTTCGGCAATGGATCGAGACCTTGTACTTATTTCAAGActgtaaaaagtaaattgtGTTCAGAATTGGCAGACATAATCGAGGAAGTTCAATTATCAGTTACCGAAAATTTTCCAGATTTTTATTCCTCGAGTTTAGAATACATGGGACCTTCATTGAAAAATTACTGTGATtaa
- the LOC139113386 gene encoding E3 ubiquitin-protein ligase MARCHF5 isoform X1 codes for MSDDSMSHISYGLDSSGRIVRIESGITRANIRRLPSIEEALRRLSTNLRSDRQASDSNNEASDSQATAQIGSLEADSSQNAWDDITDHDLSVDITDGASSPNQITSSVPSLTPEEDRRYCWVCFATDEDDATAAWVKPCHCRGTTKWVHQGCIQRWVDEKQKGHAGHAVACPQCNTEYIIVYPNMGPLVVVLDTIDAVIFRVCPFIAAGIVVGSIYWTAVTYGAVTVMQVVGHKDGLTMMEQTDPLVLLVGLPTIPIMLVLGKMLRWEDQALNFLRRHASKVPILRHFLPSSYADEDTSIQSEDIPPMNDPVSATRVLCGALLLPTIASLCGRIFFESISSNFQRTLLGGAAFITIKGAFKIYHKQQQYKRQCQRRVMDYTESNVALYKRQQDSESDRS; via the exons ATGTCAGACGACAGTATGTCGCATATTTCTTACGGACTTGATAGCAGTGGAAGGATTGTGCGAATCGAGTCAGGTATAACAAGAGCCAACATTCGACGTCTTCCGAGCATAGAAGAAGCTCTGAGAAGACTTAGCACAAATTTAAGATCTGATAGGCAAGCTTCAGATTCTAACAATG aAGCATCTGATTCTCAAGCCACAGCACAAATAGGATCACTAGAAGCAGATAGTTCTCAAAATGCTTGGGATGATATAACAGATCATGATTTATCTGTTGATATCACTGATGGGGCATCTTCCCCAAACCAAATTACATCTAGTGTGCCATCATTGACACCAGAAGAAGA cAGGCGATATTGTTGGGTATGCTTTGCAACTGATGAAGATGACGCAACTGCAGCATGGGTTAAGCCATGTCATTGTCGAGGGACTACAAAATGGGTTCATCAAGGTTGTATACAAAGATGGGTTGATGAGAAGCAAAAAGGTCATGCTGGCCATGCTGTGGCATGCCCACAATGTAATACAGAATATATTATAGTTTATCCAAACATGG GTCCATTAGTGGTAGTACTCGATACAATTGATGCAGTTATCTTTCGAGTTTGCCCCTTTATCGCTGCTGGTATAGTAGTTGGTTCTATATATTGGACAGCTGTAACTTACGGTGCAGTTACTGTTATGCAAGTAGTAGGTCATAAGGACGGTCTTACAATGATGGAACAGACCGATCCTTTAGTCCTACTAGTTGGCCTACCAACTATTCCAATTATGTTGGTTTTGGGAAAAATGCTTCGTTGGGAAGACCAagctcttaattttttaagacgaCATGCATCCAAAGTTCCTATTTTAAGGCACTTTCTACCGAGCAG ttaCGCCGACGAAGACACAAGCATACAATCTGAAGACATACCACCGATGAATGATCCGGTATCTGCGACGCGTGTTCTTTGTGGCGCACTTTTATTACCAACTATCGCTAGTCTTTGCGGAAGGATATTTTTCGAAAGCATAAGTTCGAATTTTCAAAGAACATTATTG gGTGGTGCAGcttttataacaataaagggtgcgtttaaaatttatcataagCAGCAACAATACAAGAGGCAATGTCAGCGTCGTGTAATGGACTATACAGAAAGTAATGTAGCACTATACAAAAGGCAACAAGACTCTGAGAGTGATCGAAGTTAA
- the LOC139113386 gene encoding E3 ubiquitin-protein ligase MARCHF5 isoform X2: MSDDSMSHISYGLDSSGRIVRIESGITRANIRRLPSIEEALRRLSTNLRSDRQASDSNNEASDSQATAQIGSLEADSSQNAWDDITDHDLSVDITDGASSPNQITSSVPSLTPEEERYCWVCFATDEDDATAAWVKPCHCRGTTKWVHQGCIQRWVDEKQKGHAGHAVACPQCNTEYIIVYPNMGPLVVVLDTIDAVIFRVCPFIAAGIVVGSIYWTAVTYGAVTVMQVVGHKDGLTMMEQTDPLVLLVGLPTIPIMLVLGKMLRWEDQALNFLRRHASKVPILRHFLPSSYADEDTSIQSEDIPPMNDPVSATRVLCGALLLPTIASLCGRIFFESISSNFQRTLLGGAAFITIKGAFKIYHKQQQYKRQCQRRVMDYTESNVALYKRQQDSESDRS; the protein is encoded by the exons ATGTCAGACGACAGTATGTCGCATATTTCTTACGGACTTGATAGCAGTGGAAGGATTGTGCGAATCGAGTCAGGTATAACAAGAGCCAACATTCGACGTCTTCCGAGCATAGAAGAAGCTCTGAGAAGACTTAGCACAAATTTAAGATCTGATAGGCAAGCTTCAGATTCTAACAATG aAGCATCTGATTCTCAAGCCACAGCACAAATAGGATCACTAGAAGCAGATAGTTCTCAAAATGCTTGGGATGATATAACAGATCATGATTTATCTGTTGATATCACTGATGGGGCATCTTCCCCAAACCAAATTACATCTAGTGTGCCATCATTGACACCAGAAGAAGA GCGATATTGTTGGGTATGCTTTGCAACTGATGAAGATGACGCAACTGCAGCATGGGTTAAGCCATGTCATTGTCGAGGGACTACAAAATGGGTTCATCAAGGTTGTATACAAAGATGGGTTGATGAGAAGCAAAAAGGTCATGCTGGCCATGCTGTGGCATGCCCACAATGTAATACAGAATATATTATAGTTTATCCAAACATGG GTCCATTAGTGGTAGTACTCGATACAATTGATGCAGTTATCTTTCGAGTTTGCCCCTTTATCGCTGCTGGTATAGTAGTTGGTTCTATATATTGGACAGCTGTAACTTACGGTGCAGTTACTGTTATGCAAGTAGTAGGTCATAAGGACGGTCTTACAATGATGGAACAGACCGATCCTTTAGTCCTACTAGTTGGCCTACCAACTATTCCAATTATGTTGGTTTTGGGAAAAATGCTTCGTTGGGAAGACCAagctcttaattttttaagacgaCATGCATCCAAAGTTCCTATTTTAAGGCACTTTCTACCGAGCAG ttaCGCCGACGAAGACACAAGCATACAATCTGAAGACATACCACCGATGAATGATCCGGTATCTGCGACGCGTGTTCTTTGTGGCGCACTTTTATTACCAACTATCGCTAGTCTTTGCGGAAGGATATTTTTCGAAAGCATAAGTTCGAATTTTCAAAGAACATTATTG gGTGGTGCAGcttttataacaataaagggtgcgtttaaaatttatcataagCAGCAACAATACAAGAGGCAATGTCAGCGTCGTGTAATGGACTATACAGAAAGTAATGTAGCACTATACAAAAGGCAACAAGACTCTGAGAGTGATCGAAGTTAA
- the Pur-alpha gene encoding transcriptional regulator protein Pur-beta isoform X2: MSDRESLDDQPQKYGNPGGLDAGGADFDSGQQGQQSEQELATKMLQIQSKRFYLDVKQNRRGRFIKVAEIGADGRRSQIYLALSTASEFRDHLSTFSDFYASLGPPNPENVPDDGKLKSEMMVKDNRRYYLDLKENSRGRFLRVSQTITRGGPRTQIAIPAQGMIEFRDALTDLLEEFGTDDGGFKGDLPEGRYMRVDSKNFYFDIGQNNRGIYMRISEVKTNFRTAITVPEKSWARFRDIFADYCEKMKEGGGGVSSSSSGGGGGGGSSSGGGNVLSEGKGSVVAQVPSPSSNTQPNPNPNLDSPLIK; the protein is encoded by the exons ATGTCCGACCGGGAGAGCCTGGATGATCAGCCGCAAA AATATGGGAATCCAGGAGGACTGGATGCTGGCGGTGCTGACTTCGATTCTG GTCAGCAAGGTCAGCAGAGCGAGCAGGAACTGGCGACGAAAATGTTGCAAATTCAAAGTAAAAGATTCTATCTTGATGTAAAACAAAACAGACGTGGAAGATTTATCAAAGTCGCCGAG attgGAGCGGATGGGAGAAGAAGCCAAATTTACCTGGCACTGAGTACAGCCTCCGAATTTCGGGACCATCTGTCGACATTTAGCGATTTTTACGCATCTTTAG GTCCACCAAATCCGGAAAATGTGCCAGATGACGGAAAACTGAAATCAGAAATGATGGTGAAGGATAATAGACGATATTACTTGGACCTCAAGGAGAATTCTCGCGGCCGTTTCCTGCGG GTATCGCAAACAATAACACGAGGAGGACCCAGAACTCAGATTGCGATACCAGCACAAGGCATGATAGAGTTTCGTGATGCATTAACGGATCTTCTTGAGGAATTTGGAACGGATGATGGCGGCTTCAAAGGTGACTTGCCCGAAGGTCGCTACATGCGTGTGGATAGCAAGAATTTCTATTTTGATATCGGCCAGAACAATCGTGGAATCTATATGAGAATTTCTGAG gtaaaaacaaattttaggACAGCCATCACCGTACCAGAAAAATCTTGGGCACGTTTTCGTGATATTTTCGCAGATTATTGTGAAAAGATGAAGGAAGGCGGCGGTGGTGttagcagcagcagcagcggtggcggtggcggcggtggcaGTAGTAGTGGTGGAGGGAATGTATTGTCCGAGGGGAAAGGCTCGGTGGTGGCACAAGTACCATCGCCATCCTCGAATACGCAGCCTAATCCCAATCCAAATCTAGACTCACCCTTAATCAAGTGA
- the Pur-alpha gene encoding transcriptional regulator protein Pur-beta isoform X1 yields MSDRESLDDQPQKYGNPGGLDAGGADFDSGQQGQQSEQELATKMLQIQSKRFYLDVKQNRRGRFIKVAEIGADGRRSQIYLALSTASEFRDHLSTFSDFYASLGPPNPENVPDDGKLKSEMMVKDNRRYYLDLKENSRGRFLRVSHPVSQTITRGGPRTQIAIPAQGMIEFRDALTDLLEEFGTDDGGFKGDLPEGRYMRVDSKNFYFDIGQNNRGIYMRISEVKTNFRTAITVPEKSWARFRDIFADYCEKMKEGGGGVSSSSSGGGGGGGSSSGGGNVLSEGKGSVVAQVPSPSSNTQPNPNPNLDSPLIK; encoded by the exons ATGTCCGACCGGGAGAGCCTGGATGATCAGCCGCAAA AATATGGGAATCCAGGAGGACTGGATGCTGGCGGTGCTGACTTCGATTCTG GTCAGCAAGGTCAGCAGAGCGAGCAGGAACTGGCGACGAAAATGTTGCAAATTCAAAGTAAAAGATTCTATCTTGATGTAAAACAAAACAGACGTGGAAGATTTATCAAAGTCGCCGAG attgGAGCGGATGGGAGAAGAAGCCAAATTTACCTGGCACTGAGTACAGCCTCCGAATTTCGGGACCATCTGTCGACATTTAGCGATTTTTACGCATCTTTAG GTCCACCAAATCCGGAAAATGTGCCAGATGACGGAAAACTGAAATCAGAAATGATGGTGAAGGATAATAGACGATATTACTTGGACCTCAAGGAGAATTCTCGCGGCCGTTTCCTGCGGGTGAGTCACCCT GTATCGCAAACAATAACACGAGGAGGACCCAGAACTCAGATTGCGATACCAGCACAAGGCATGATAGAGTTTCGTGATGCATTAACGGATCTTCTTGAGGAATTTGGAACGGATGATGGCGGCTTCAAAGGTGACTTGCCCGAAGGTCGCTACATGCGTGTGGATAGCAAGAATTTCTATTTTGATATCGGCCAGAACAATCGTGGAATCTATATGAGAATTTCTGAG gtaaaaacaaattttaggACAGCCATCACCGTACCAGAAAAATCTTGGGCACGTTTTCGTGATATTTTCGCAGATTATTGTGAAAAGATGAAGGAAGGCGGCGGTGGTGttagcagcagcagcagcggtggcggtggcggcggtggcaGTAGTAGTGGTGGAGGGAATGTATTGTCCGAGGGGAAAGGCTCGGTGGTGGCACAAGTACCATCGCCATCCTCGAATACGCAGCCTAATCCCAATCCAAATCTAGACTCACCCTTAATCAAGTGA
- the LOC139113478 gene encoding E3 ubiquitin-protein ligase ZNRF1 codes for MGAKASTVAQSAGGNGQSSTGANETTMQGFSVLRSLPGSVGMLQHQHQQANQSQNTRMSGDSRQRARSLSSVPDLSSAEQAGLSTSVGVGVGQALGLPQLDSDDTDEESGRVYAAHSLPSHIWSLNGLKCPVCSKFILPDDIECHLVMCLTKPRLSYNEDVLTDGKGECVICLEELQSGDLIARLPCLCIYHKNCIDKWFQVNRSCPEHPGD; via the exons ATGGGTGCCAAGGCGAGTACCGTCGCGCAATCCGCTGGCGGCAACGGACAGTCCTCCACCGGGGCCAACGAGACCACAATGCAGGGCTTCTCCGTGCTCCGCTCTCTGCCCGGCAGCGTGGGTATGCTCCAGCATCAGCACCAGCAAGCGAACCAGTCCCAGAACACGCGGATGTCCGGGGACAGCAGgcagcgcgcgcgctcgctcagCTCCGTGCCAGACCTTTCCTCGGCCGAGCAAGCCGGCCTCTCAACCTCGGTTGGGGTCGGCGTCGGCCAGGCCCTCGGATTGCCCCAGCTCGACTCCGACGACACGGACGAGGAGAGCGGCCGCGTCTACGCCGCGCACAGCTTGCCTTCGCACATTTGGTCCCTCAACG GTCTAAAGTGTCCCGTGTGCTCCAAGTTTATTCTGCCGGATGATATTGAGTGTCACCTGGTCATGTGCCTGACCAAGCCACGGCTCAGTTACAATG AAGATGTCCTGACAGATGGAAAAGGCGAATGCGTTATTTGCTTGGAGGAGTTACAATCTGGAGATCTTATAGCCCGCTTGCCCTGTCTCTGTATATATCATAAAAA ctgTATTGATAAGTGGTTTCAAGTGAATCGTAGCTGCCCTGAACATCCTGGAGATTGA